The Glycine soja cultivar W05 chromosome 6, ASM419377v2, whole genome shotgun sequence genome has a window encoding:
- the LOC114415544 gene encoding uncharacterized protein LOC114415544, with translation MYAETGLFFPYLHNVSHGLHQLEEYCKTQKSNASMDDLVQSSAMSEYDLAAEGDLFKAPEPIIEEPIMDMSAAISMMSCGEDVSSQGLKSTDIDILQNDQFLSEVFYECEKDLLEKAAIESPFSEILEIKVPFLNIDENTIQENKPFTDMQLAKSVSSGSLSSMDWMRGAAMKPAFIDISAIDFNADYGMRRSFSEGDIKTLGNGNMNIVQSPLERPLLISNCTSEERFQKLSRYRNKKTKRNFGRKIKYACRKALADSQPRIRGRFARTEESDVKRE, from the exons ATGTATGCAGAGACTGGTCTTTTCTTCCCATATTTGCACAACGTCTCTCACGGCCTTCATCAGCTTGAGGAGTACTGCAAAACCCAGAAGTCCAATGCTTCAATG GATGACCTTGTTCAGTCTTCTGCCATGTCAGAGTATGATTTGGCAGCTGAGGGAGATCTGTTCAAAGCTCCTGAACCTATTATTGAAGAGCCAATCATGGACATGTCAGCGGCCATCTCAATGATGTCTTGTGGGGAAGATGTCTCGTCACAGGGACTAAAGTCCACTGATATTGATATTCTTCAAAATGATCAGTTTCTGAGTGAGGTGTTCTATGAATGTGAAAAGGATCTCTTAGAAAAGGCAGCAATAGAGTCACCATTCTCTGAGATTCTGGAAATCAAGGTTCCTTTTCTGAACATTGATGAGAAcacaattcaagaaaacaagccATTTACTGACATGCAATTAGCAAAGAGTGTCAGCTCAGGAAGTTTGAGCTCAATGGACTGGATGCGTGGAGCTGCAATGAAGCCTGCTTTCATTGATATCTCTGCAATAGATTTCAATGCAGATTATGGCATGCGGAGATCATTTAGTGAAGGAGATATAAAG ACTCTTGGTAATGGTAACATGAACATCGTCCAATCACCCCTTGAGAGGCCCCTTCTTATCAGCAACTGCACCAGTGAGGAACGCTTCCAAAAGCTCTCCAGATACAGGAATAAGAAGACAAAGAGGAATTTTGGGAGGAAAATCAAG TATGCTTGCAGGAAGGCACTTGCTGACAGTCAGCCAAGAATCCGTGGAAGATTTGCAAGGACTGAAGAATCTGATGTCAAGAGGGAATGA